A single window of Stigmatopora nigra isolate UIUO_SnigA chromosome 22, RoL_Snig_1.1, whole genome shotgun sequence DNA harbors:
- the LOC144215944 gene encoding ubiquinol-cytochrome-c reductase complex assembly factor 3-like, translating into MSGMRTILTSTGLVAIVGIGYGMWSIIVPGEERRKEIIKNLPESNPVRMEETRKRNILIMQTLKEAAETDENIARGIGRSTR; encoded by the exons ATGAGTGGCATGCGAACCATCTTGACCTCGACCGGTCTGGTTGCAATTGTTGGGATCGGCTATGGGATGTGGTCGATTATTGTTCCCGGAGAAGAAAGGCGAAAGGAAATAATCAAG aaTTTGCCAGAGTCAAATCCTGTGAGAATGGAAGAGACAAGAAAACGAAATATTCTTATAATGCAGACACTCAAGGAGGCCGCAGAAACCGATGAGAACATTGCCAGAGGGATCGGACGTTCCACTAGATAG